A single genomic interval of Streptomyces graminofaciens harbors:
- a CDS encoding FAD binding domain-containing protein, giving the protein MKPPVLAYAAPTSVAEACVLLAADEDAKVLAGGQSLLPLLALRLAAPTTLVDIGRVPGLRGIEAEGDRLRIGALTTHADVETSALVASKAPMLSQAAGLIAHPQIRARGTMAGAVAHADPAAEWPAVLLALGGSVEVAGPAGTRVVPADGFFVGPFMTVLEPDDIITAIHVPLAPRGWWFGEHARRAGDYGLSIAALSCDLSTGVMRDVRIVVAGATGTVSRATAAEELLDGTEPGAATDRAVAAAAQELTFSADIHGSAGYRRTLTTNLLRRGLRELAERTG; this is encoded by the coding sequence ATGAAACCCCCTGTGCTGGCCTATGCCGCGCCCACCAGCGTGGCGGAGGCCTGCGTCCTGTTGGCAGCAGACGAAGACGCGAAGGTCCTGGCCGGCGGCCAGAGCTTGCTGCCTCTGCTTGCCTTGCGGCTCGCCGCCCCGACCACGCTGGTGGACATCGGGCGGGTGCCCGGGCTGCGCGGCATCGAAGCGGAAGGTGACCGCCTGCGTATCGGCGCCCTGACCACACACGCGGACGTCGAGACGTCGGCACTGGTCGCGAGCAAGGCTCCGATGCTCTCCCAGGCCGCCGGTCTCATCGCCCACCCCCAGATCAGGGCGCGCGGCACGATGGCAGGCGCGGTCGCCCACGCGGATCCGGCGGCGGAGTGGCCGGCCGTGCTGCTCGCCCTGGGCGGCTCGGTCGAGGTGGCCGGCCCGGCCGGCACCCGCGTCGTCCCGGCGGACGGCTTCTTCGTCGGCCCGTTCATGACCGTGCTGGAACCGGACGACATCATCACCGCCATCCACGTACCGCTGGCGCCGAGAGGCTGGTGGTTCGGCGAGCACGCCCGCCGCGCCGGCGACTACGGACTCTCGATCGCCGCCTTGAGCTGCGATCTGTCCACCGGAGTCATGCGCGACGTCCGGATCGTCGTCGCCGGGGCGACCGGCACGGTGTCCCGGGCGACCGCGGCTGAAGAGCTCCTGGACGGCACCGAGCCGGGTGCCGCCACGGACCGGGCCGTCGCGGCGGCGGCCCAGGAACTCACCTTCAGCGCGGACATCCACGGCTCCGCCGGATACCGCAGAACGCTCACCACGAACCTGTTGCGCCGGGGCCTGCGCGAACTGGCCGAAAGGACAGGCTGA
- a CDS encoding APC family permease: MWCGQQAHKRPSGEIMVMNEAEPGSPGTAHPETPQDGLDGLRSATLTMNQALGLAVVVFSPVLTAATVGVFMGGVAGSSGWLSAAAGALVMVCIGVAIVPFAQRHVVSGALYSYIGHVFGGGAKFVAGASLAVGYVVGLMVMLGVLGLYVGSMLTSVFGVSGANGFTGQVIIYAVAITAAGILAYRSLDASAKLSIGLLFLSCPVVLAVLIGNLFSDGFDFAGQFAFSDFSFSGFTLGLVLSTTFLVGFESSAATALETKDPIRTVPRIIILVPFIVGGIAVLGTLLTVPSLGAIGDQLAAGESPIAAMARHSGLGFLAEASDIALVVTSFSVLVGFMNYAPRVWATMANDGLLPKAIGRVAPRTQTPGTAIAVMCVPALAFPVALIAITDASPLEMYQYLATLFPYLWVIPYILICTGAIVVLRRNGELTVVKTIACLIGAAATGWLYLNSIVNPTGTTLDDMTWVAPVSIVAMMIIMGARRLVSRSGEQAEEGR; encoded by the coding sequence ATGTGGTGCGGGCAACAAGCGCACAAGCGTCCATCAGGAGAAATCATGGTAATGAACGAGGCGGAACCGGGATCGCCCGGAACCGCGCACCCGGAGACTCCGCAGGACGGGCTTGACGGCCTCAGGTCGGCCACCCTCACGATGAACCAAGCCCTCGGCCTCGCCGTGGTGGTCTTCAGCCCCGTTCTGACCGCGGCGACGGTCGGTGTCTTCATGGGGGGTGTCGCCGGCAGTTCGGGCTGGCTGTCCGCCGCAGCCGGAGCACTGGTGATGGTCTGCATCGGCGTGGCCATCGTGCCCTTCGCCCAGCGCCACGTGGTCTCCGGGGCTTTGTACTCCTACATCGGCCACGTATTCGGAGGCGGCGCCAAGTTCGTGGCGGGGGCGTCCCTGGCCGTCGGATACGTGGTCGGCCTGATGGTCATGCTGGGCGTTCTCGGACTCTACGTCGGAAGCATGCTCACCTCCGTGTTCGGAGTGTCCGGTGCCAACGGGTTCACCGGGCAGGTGATCATCTATGCGGTCGCCATCACAGCAGCGGGAATTCTCGCTTACCGGAGTCTCGACGCCTCGGCGAAGCTGAGCATCGGGTTGCTGTTCCTCTCGTGTCCGGTGGTCCTGGCCGTCCTGATCGGAAACCTCTTCTCCGACGGGTTCGACTTCGCGGGACAGTTCGCCTTCAGTGACTTCTCGTTCAGTGGATTTACCTTGGGCCTCGTCCTGAGCACGACGTTCCTTGTCGGTTTCGAGAGCAGCGCGGCGACCGCGCTGGAGACGAAGGATCCGATCCGCACGGTGCCTCGCATCATCATCCTGGTGCCCTTCATCGTCGGCGGGATAGCCGTACTCGGAACCCTGCTCACGGTTCCCTCCCTGGGTGCCATCGGAGACCAGCTTGCCGCCGGGGAGTCACCGATCGCCGCCATGGCCCGTCACTCGGGTCTCGGGTTCCTCGCTGAGGCCTCTGACATCGCCCTCGTCGTCACCTCGTTCTCCGTTCTCGTCGGTTTCATGAACTACGCCCCGCGGGTGTGGGCGACCATGGCCAACGACGGTCTCCTGCCCAAGGCCATCGGCCGCGTGGCGCCACGCACCCAGACCCCTGGTACAGCCATTGCCGTCATGTGCGTCCCGGCTCTGGCCTTTCCCGTCGCTCTGATCGCGATAACAGACGCCAGCCCGCTGGAGATGTACCAGTACCTGGCCACCCTCTTCCCCTACCTCTGGGTCATCCCCTACATCCTCATTTGCACCGGAGCGATCGTCGTCCTCCGGCGCAACGGCGAACTGACCGTGGTCAAGACGATCGCGTGTCTCATCGGGGCGGCGGCCACGGGCTGGCTCTACCTCAACTCGATCGTCAACCCCACGGGGACGACACTGGATGACATGACATGGGTAGCGCCTGTGTCGATCGTGGCCATGATGATCATCATGGGAGCGCGGCGTCTGGTGTCGCGCTCCGGCGAACAGGCCGAG
- a CDS encoding (2Fe-2S)-binding protein, translating into MTQPTEQVTVEVTVNGSRYLRSVPARRTLADFLRDDLSLTGTKLGCEQGVCGACTVLVDGEAVRACLMLAAQATGTEVRTVESLSQGRELNPLQACFQKHHGLQCGFCTAGFLMSATGLLEQRPDADRTDIAETLSGHICRCTGYGPIVDAVDEAARKGRA; encoded by the coding sequence ATGACACAACCCACAGAGCAGGTCACGGTCGAGGTGACCGTCAACGGCAGCCGGTATCTCCGCTCCGTACCGGCCCGCCGCACACTGGCCGACTTCCTGCGCGACGACCTGTCCCTCACGGGTACCAAGCTGGGTTGTGAGCAGGGAGTGTGCGGTGCCTGCACCGTGCTGGTCGACGGGGAGGCCGTACGGGCCTGTCTGATGCTGGCGGCCCAGGCCACGGGCACCGAGGTGCGCACGGTGGAGAGCCTCTCCCAGGGGAGGGAGCTCAACCCACTCCAGGCGTGCTTCCAGAAGCACCACGGGCTGCAGTGCGGTTTCTGCACGGCGGGCTTCCTCATGTCGGCGACCGGGTTGCTCGAGCAGCGCCCCGACGCCGACCGCACGGACATCGCCGAAACCCTGTCGGGACACATCTGTCGGTGCACGGGATACGGGCCGATCGTCGATGCCGTGGACGAAGCGGCGAGGAAGGGGCGGGCATGA
- a CDS encoding IS481 family transposase, producing MIEIPESPGARDEDWTMEHRFRAVSEVLDGAPVAEVARRYGTSRQSLHTWLRRFREGGRDGLRDRSRRPHTSPSRVPVEVELAICQLRQTYPKWGARRIAHELAVRGMPDAPGRSTVHRVLVRNGLVNHQIQVHRRVYKRWQRDALMQLWQMDLMGGVFLADGRECKLVTGIDDCSRFIVIATVVVQPTGRAVCEAFIAAMRRFGVPSEMLTDNGKQFTGRYSKPLPNEVMFERVCRENGINQRLTKPRSPTTTGKIERFHKTLRREMLDHSGPFADPAAAQTAIDVWVHAYNHTRPHQSLEMATPAQVFRPHRLTSGASAPSATVAAEPAPAPSEPMRLPVLPPPRSSEESAPIQAVEFEAVISPGRHVTLPQGQSLKFSPTLVGRTVTVWVSHRTVHVLLDGQLIRTRSMAFTDADLQWLIMRGGRPGGPEPRGGISADKPLAPATVVEVERKASKDGMVSLGQTPVALGSELIGKRVTLRFDGSMMYVIHAGLLVKTLPAPIPHQRRARLTGARVATTPLPPPPSQPRRAIRRVGADGTFVVARQKLRPGIAHAGKTLTVVIEETCFRVLDGEVEISTHPRKGDPVTRYRADAL from the coding sequence ATGATCGAAATACCCGAGTCTCCCGGGGCAAGAGACGAAGACTGGACGATGGAGCATCGGTTCCGGGCCGTGTCTGAGGTGCTGGACGGGGCGCCGGTAGCCGAGGTCGCGCGCCGGTACGGCACGTCACGCCAGTCGTTGCACACCTGGTTGCGTCGGTTCCGCGAGGGCGGACGGGACGGCTTGAGGGACCGCTCGCGCCGGCCCCACACGTCGCCGTCGCGAGTGCCGGTCGAGGTCGAACTCGCCATCTGCCAGCTGCGGCAGACCTACCCGAAGTGGGGAGCGCGCCGCATCGCACACGAACTAGCGGTCCGCGGCATGCCGGACGCGCCGGGCCGGTCGACGGTGCACCGCGTCCTGGTCCGCAACGGCCTGGTCAACCACCAGATCCAGGTCCACCGACGCGTCTACAAGCGGTGGCAGCGGGACGCCCTGATGCAGTTGTGGCAGATGGACCTGATGGGCGGGGTCTTCCTCGCAGACGGACGGGAGTGCAAGCTCGTCACCGGGATCGACGACTGCTCGCGGTTCATCGTGATCGCCACAGTGGTGGTGCAGCCGACCGGGCGGGCCGTGTGCGAGGCGTTCATCGCGGCGATGCGCCGGTTCGGAGTCCCGTCGGAGATGCTGACCGACAACGGCAAGCAGTTCACCGGCCGTTACTCCAAACCGCTGCCCAACGAGGTGATGTTCGAGCGCGTGTGCCGCGAGAACGGCATCAACCAGCGCCTGACCAAGCCCAGGTCACCAACCACGACGGGCAAAATCGAACGATTCCACAAGACCTTGCGTCGCGAGATGCTGGACCACTCCGGGCCCTTCGCCGACCCGGCCGCCGCACAGACAGCGATCGATGTGTGGGTCCACGCCTACAACCACACCCGTCCTCATCAGTCGCTGGAGATGGCCACCCCGGCCCAGGTCTTCCGGCCCCACAGGCTCACGTCCGGCGCCTCGGCACCCTCGGCCACGGTGGCGGCAGAGCCCGCACCGGCGCCCTCCGAGCCCATGCGGCTCCCGGTGCTGCCTCCACCCAGATCGTCCGAGGAGAGCGCCCCGATTCAAGCGGTGGAGTTCGAGGCGGTGATCAGTCCCGGCCGCCATGTGACGCTGCCGCAGGGACAGAGCCTGAAGTTCAGCCCAACCCTGGTCGGCAGGACCGTCACGGTCTGGGTCAGCCACCGCACCGTCCACGTCCTGCTCGACGGACAGCTCATCCGGACCCGCTCGATGGCCTTCACCGACGCCGACCTTCAGTGGCTGATCATGCGGGGCGGTCGGCCCGGCGGGCCCGAGCCCCGGGGCGGCATCAGCGCGGACAAACCCCTGGCGCCCGCAACGGTGGTCGAGGTGGAACGCAAGGCGTCCAAGGACGGCATGGTCTCGCTCGGACAGACCCCCGTCGCCCTCGGCTCCGAACTGATCGGCAAGCGCGTCACCCTGCGCTTCGACGGCAGCATGATGTACGTCATCCACGCCGGACTCCTGGTCAAGACCCTGCCTGCCCCGATCCCGCACCAGCGACGTGCCAGACTCACCGGCGCCCGGGTCGCCACGACACCGCTGCCACCACCCCCGTCCCAGCCACGGCGGGCCATCCGGCGCGTCGGAGCCGACGGCACCTTCGTCGTCGCACGACAGAAACTCCGTCCCGGCATCGCACACGCCGGCAAGACCCTCACCGTGGTCATCGAGGAGACCTGCTTCCGTGTCCTCGACGGCGAGGTCGAGATCTCCACCCACCCCCGCAAGGGTGACCCAGTCACCCGCTACCGCGCAGACGCACTCTGA
- a CDS encoding xanthine dehydrogenase family protein molybdopterin-binding subunit → MTTSDKNFAHTVAPVVTARNIGARLPREEDRKLLTGRGEYLADVRLPGQVHAAFVRSSLAHARITGIDITEATALPGVLAVWTGADAAAHCEGLVGELSVAGCVPTTMPLLAQEYVRFVGEAIAVVVAEDRYIAEDACDLIAVDYDELPPVLDPRPALEGGPVANEGLPDNVALKGGAVYGDADKAFENAHKVVSATYHTGRLAALPMETRGCAATYDWTTQELRLWTSTQVPHYVKYCLTAYLGFPENHCEVITPDTGGGFGQKAHLFSEEMLIPLLAREVDRPVVWVEDRRENLMTATHAHEQFVDIAYAGDENGRLTAVRIRATGDGGAYHQPPWSMAVEPWCTAMVTPSGAYDIPVADLTYEAAATNKCPIGAYRGVGYMAGTLARECLMDEAARAYELSPFDIRRRNVVREFPWVNAQGITYDEGSWLRTIDELERMVDYEAFRRRQADLREQGRYIGLGLSVFVESSGESTAMSLAHGMGDIYHDTATVRMEPNGTVTVSTGLTTQGQGHRTTMAQVAADVLGIPVRDITVRSGDSTSYAWGSGTVGSRSAVVAGGAVLRAADAIRSKLVSVAAEMLKADAADIELADGKAAVKGEPDSAVNIADVAASIYFDQSVWPDGFDPTLEVTLAYDPARPVFSNGGHAVIVELDPETGFARVEKVFSVEDCGTMINPEIVEGQLRGGVVQGIGAALLERLVYDSAGQLTTTTLLDYHVPTLDVAPPFEIHHLETPSAHTPAGIKGMGESGLIAAPAAVLNAVNDALSCFGTSLYALPATPEQVLGAMSPSGSVG, encoded by the coding sequence ATGACCACCTCGGACAAGAACTTCGCGCACACCGTGGCCCCCGTGGTCACGGCGCGCAACATCGGCGCACGCCTCCCGCGGGAAGAGGACCGCAAGCTGCTGACCGGTCGGGGAGAGTACCTGGCCGACGTACGACTGCCCGGGCAGGTCCATGCCGCGTTCGTCCGCAGCTCCCTCGCGCACGCCCGCATCACCGGCATCGACATCACCGAGGCCACCGCACTGCCCGGAGTCCTCGCCGTGTGGACTGGCGCCGACGCCGCTGCGCACTGTGAGGGTCTCGTCGGAGAACTCAGCGTCGCGGGTTGCGTGCCCACGACCATGCCCCTGCTGGCACAGGAGTACGTGCGGTTCGTGGGCGAGGCGATCGCGGTGGTCGTCGCCGAGGACCGTTACATCGCCGAGGACGCCTGCGACCTGATCGCGGTGGACTACGACGAACTGCCTCCCGTGCTCGACCCCCGCCCCGCCCTGGAGGGCGGCCCGGTCGCCAACGAAGGCCTCCCCGACAACGTGGCCCTGAAGGGCGGAGCGGTGTACGGCGACGCCGACAAGGCGTTCGAAAACGCCCACAAGGTGGTGTCAGCCACGTACCACACCGGTCGGCTCGCTGCTCTGCCCATGGAAACCCGGGGCTGTGCCGCCACCTACGACTGGACGACGCAGGAACTGCGGCTGTGGACTTCCACCCAGGTGCCGCACTACGTCAAGTACTGCCTGACCGCCTACCTGGGTTTTCCCGAGAACCACTGCGAGGTGATCACCCCCGACACCGGAGGCGGATTCGGGCAGAAGGCGCACCTTTTCTCCGAGGAGATGCTGATTCCGCTGCTGGCCCGCGAGGTGGACCGCCCGGTAGTGTGGGTCGAGGACCGTCGCGAGAACCTGATGACGGCCACCCACGCGCACGAGCAGTTCGTCGACATCGCCTACGCCGGCGACGAGAACGGCCGCCTTACCGCTGTACGCATCCGGGCTACGGGCGACGGAGGCGCCTACCACCAGCCGCCCTGGTCCATGGCCGTAGAACCCTGGTGCACCGCCATGGTCACCCCCTCCGGCGCCTACGACATCCCCGTCGCCGACCTGACCTACGAGGCGGCGGCCACCAACAAGTGCCCGATCGGGGCCTACCGCGGTGTCGGTTACATGGCGGGCACACTCGCCCGCGAGTGCCTGATGGACGAGGCCGCCCGCGCCTACGAGCTGTCCCCGTTCGACATCCGCCGCCGCAACGTCGTGCGGGAGTTCCCCTGGGTCAACGCGCAGGGCATCACCTACGACGAGGGCAGCTGGCTGCGCACGATCGACGAACTGGAACGAATGGTCGACTACGAGGCGTTCCGCCGGCGCCAGGCGGACCTGCGTGAGCAGGGCCGCTACATCGGCCTCGGGTTGAGTGTGTTCGTGGAGAGCAGCGGCGAGAGCACGGCCATGAGCCTGGCCCACGGCATGGGCGACATCTATCACGACACCGCGACGGTTCGTATGGAGCCCAACGGGACGGTCACCGTCTCCACCGGCCTGACCACCCAGGGACAGGGACACCGCACGACCATGGCGCAGGTTGCGGCCGACGTCCTGGGCATTCCGGTGCGGGACATCACCGTACGGTCTGGGGACTCGACCTCGTACGCATGGGGCAGCGGCACGGTCGGCAGCCGCAGCGCGGTCGTCGCGGGCGGCGCCGTACTGCGCGCGGCCGACGCGATCCGCTCCAAGCTCGTCAGCGTCGCGGCGGAGATGCTCAAGGCGGACGCCGCGGACATCGAGCTCGCCGACGGCAAGGCCGCGGTGAAGGGGGAGCCGGACTCTGCGGTGAACATCGCGGATGTGGCCGCGTCCATCTACTTCGATCAGTCGGTGTGGCCAGACGGGTTCGATCCGACGCTGGAGGTGACCCTCGCCTACGACCCGGCGCGGCCGGTCTTCTCCAACGGTGGACATGCCGTGATCGTCGAACTCGACCCGGAAACCGGCTTCGCACGTGTGGAGAAGGTGTTCTCTGTCGAAGACTGCGGAACTATGATCAATCCCGAGATCGTCGAGGGGCAGCTGCGCGGGGGCGTGGTCCAGGGGATCGGCGCGGCGCTGCTGGAACGGCTGGTCTACGACAGCGCCGGCCAGCTCACCACCACCACGCTGCTCGACTACCACGTGCCCACCCTCGACGTGGCCCCGCCGTTCGAGATCCACCACCTGGAAACCCCGTCCGCGCACACGCCCGCCGGTATCAAGGGCATGGGCGAGTCGGGCCTCATCGCCGCACCGGCGGCCGTTCTGAACGCGGTCAACGACGCCCTTTCCTGCTTCGGCACGTCCTTGTATGCGCTGCCGGCCACGCCCGAGCAAGTGCTCGGTGCGATGTCCCCTTCCGGCTCCGTCGGATGA
- a CDS encoding NF041680 family putative transposase — protein MSLLQRDVPRDAFSELSCFRTEFYACLTQRPDALFELSDALLCADGPVKTLVELSLAPEHQRGHGALYGGLNRGHLELSRLRRALAGLPLPRTAEGRLVLAVDVSNWLRPDANTSPDRLFCHTYGRGRGSAQMIPGWPYSFIAALEPGRTSWTAVLDVVRLRPWNDALAVTAAQVREVFQRLYVAGQWQIGDPPVLIVVDAGYDVTRLAFLLADLPVELLGRMRSDRVLYFPPPPQPTGKVGRKPKRGAEFAFEVAATWPVPSVTTETDTTHYGKAVATAWDRLHPLLVRRLAWADHPEGELPVIEGTVIRLQVDHLRGERSPRPIWLWWSATAASARDVDRLWQAFLRRFDLEHTFRMFKQTLGWTTPKLREPAAADRWTWLVIAAHTQLRLARPLAEDLRKPWERPARQGRLTPARVRRGFRRLHGKTPQPARAPKPSTAGPGRPTGMKNKHRAREHPVGKQDKPSLAAAITRSRAA, from the coding sequence ATGAGTCTGCTGCAGAGGGATGTCCCGCGGGATGCTTTTTCCGAACTGTCATGCTTCCGGACGGAGTTCTATGCCTGTCTGACCCAGAGGCCCGACGCCTTGTTCGAGCTGAGTGACGCCTTGCTGTGTGCGGACGGCCCGGTGAAGACGTTGGTCGAGCTGTCTCTGGCGCCTGAGCACCAGCGTGGGCATGGCGCGTTGTACGGCGGGTTGAACCGCGGACACCTGGAGCTGTCCCGGCTGCGCAGGGCGCTGGCGGGGCTGCCGCTTCCCCGGACGGCGGAGGGCCGGCTGGTCCTGGCGGTCGACGTCAGCAACTGGCTGCGGCCGGATGCGAATACGAGCCCGGACCGGCTGTTCTGTCACACGTATGGTCGGGGCAGGGGCTCGGCCCAGATGATCCCCGGGTGGCCCTACTCCTTCATTGCCGCTCTGGAGCCGGGGCGGACGTCGTGGACTGCCGTGCTGGACGTGGTCCGGTTGCGTCCGTGGAACGACGCGCTCGCCGTCACCGCCGCCCAGGTCCGGGAGGTGTTCCAGCGGCTGTATGTGGCAGGCCAGTGGCAGATCGGTGACCCGCCCGTCCTGATCGTCGTCGATGCCGGCTATGACGTGACCCGCCTGGCTTTCCTGTTAGCGGATCTGCCCGTTGAGCTGCTGGGACGGATGCGTTCGGACCGCGTCCTGTACTTCCCGCCCCCGCCGCAGCCGACAGGCAAAGTCGGGCGCAAGCCCAAGCGCGGGGCGGAGTTCGCGTTCGAGGTCGCGGCCACTTGGCCTGTCCCGTCCGTCACCACGGAGACCGACACCACCCACTACGGGAAGGCCGTCGCCACAGCTTGGGACCGGCTGCACCCGCTGCTGGTCCGACGCTTGGCCTGGGCCGACCACCCCGAAGGAGAGTTGCCGGTCATCGAAGGCACCGTCATCCGTCTTCAGGTCGACCACCTCCGCGGCGAGCGCAGTCCCAGGCCCATCTGGCTGTGGTGGTCGGCCACGGCTGCTTCTGCCCGGGATGTGGACCGGCTCTGGCAGGCGTTCCTGCGGAGATTCGATCTCGAGCACACCTTCAGGATGTTCAAGCAAACACTGGGGTGGACCACGCCCAAACTCCGCGAACCGGCCGCCGCCGACCGCTGGACCTGGCTCGTCATTGCCGCCCACACGCAACTTCGCCTTGCCCGGCCCCTCGCAGAAGATCTTCGTAAACCCTGGGAACGGCCCGCACGTCAAGGGCGCCTCACACCAGCACGTGTCCGCCGAGGATTTCGCCGCCTCCACGGGAAAACCCCTCAGCCGGCCAGAGCACCGAAACCCAGCACCGCAGGCCCCGGTCGGCCAACCGGCATGAAGAACAAGCACCGCGCACGCGAGCACCCCGTCGGTAAACAGGACAAACCAAGCCTCGCTGCAGCCATCACACGCAGCAGAGCTGCATAA
- a CDS encoding ribosome-inactivating family protein, translated as MIFLAVATLLGGAALVAPQFQERASAADDNVAPQATSSPGETKFLEDVAWDIGNGNAGASRYTSMLNAVRQRASNSTFLHDNTHRTRPEARNEFFSVNISVQDEGTSTPNRIRVLIRASDLFVVGWLNQNENIYNRLEAGTPPLGTDVTALDTPFNGSYIDLERRAGDRANIPLSPNSARQAVRDLSRSGSSAAQQARGLIILIQAISEAARFRPIENLFRNTYTTEAALPEGHILDLENSWDPMSEIANREVNNPNDQLTQELMRRHKSMLDKLQIFTPRNVLTLVLAIALFSPIK; from the coding sequence GTGATCTTCCTCGCCGTCGCCACGCTGCTGGGCGGCGCCGCCCTTGTGGCCCCGCAGTTCCAGGAGAGGGCCAGTGCGGCCGACGACAATGTGGCACCCCAGGCCACGTCGTCACCAGGTGAAACCAAATTCCTCGAGGATGTCGCCTGGGACATCGGCAACGGAAACGCCGGCGCGTCCCGCTACACCAGCATGCTCAACGCCGTACGGCAGCGCGCGTCGAACAGCACATTCCTGCACGACAACACGCACCGTACGCGTCCCGAGGCCCGCAACGAATTCTTCAGCGTCAACATCAGCGTGCAGGACGAGGGAACGAGCACCCCGAACCGAATCCGGGTGCTCATCCGCGCCAGCGACCTGTTCGTCGTCGGCTGGCTCAACCAGAACGAGAACATCTACAACCGGCTCGAGGCTGGCACTCCCCCCCTCGGTACGGATGTCACTGCGCTCGACACCCCCTTCAACGGCAGCTACATCGATCTGGAGCGCCGGGCCGGCGACCGCGCGAACATCCCGCTCTCTCCCAACTCGGCCCGGCAGGCGGTCCGCGACCTGTCCAGGAGCGGGTCCAGCGCAGCCCAGCAGGCCCGCGGCCTGATCATTCTCATCCAGGCGATCTCCGAGGCCGCCCGGTTCCGCCCGATCGAAAACCTGTTCCGCAACACCTACACCACCGAGGCGGCGCTTCCGGAGGGGCACATCCTGGACCTCGAGAACAGCTGGGACCCCATGTCCGAGATCGCCAACCGTGAGGTCAACAACCCGAACGACCAGCTCACCCAGGAACTCATGCGCCGGCACAAGAGCATGCTGGACAAACTCCAAATCTTCACTCCCAGGAATGTGCTCACCTTGGTGCTCGCGATAGCGCTCTTCAGCCCTATCAAGTGA
- a CDS encoding NAD(P)/FAD-dependent oxidoreductase, with protein MRYRRGPWQSYWMREALADERPGPSETLRGRHAVDVCVVGGGYTGLWTAIELKTREPGVEVAVIEGQLCGSGASGANAGYLMNLWPKYSFLDALVGRQEALRLARASSDAVDEIIEFCQAKGIDAGIRREGWLWTSTSPAQDGAWTDTQSALDGVAECPLREVGPAEALRLGGIGARGGVFDPTAATLQPALLARGLRRAALDLGVQVFEDTPVRTVSEKPGSAVVHTDTGEVRADGVVLAINAWMAGFPSVRKRMVVTASDNLVTRALPGELLEQAGQDGIGVSDSTRLLNYWRTTGDGRLLFGKGGVGLGFGACGADSMFGPASKRTPLGQELRRILPMATRAGVQDTWRAPVEYSLTSLPFFEALPGHERVFYGAGYSGDGVGPARLGGKILASLVLREQDEWSQCGLVRPPQGWLPPEPFRFLGGQLVKSALLRIEAAENAGRTPHLLARTLGRLDPTNWV; from the coding sequence ATGAGATATCGGCGAGGGCCGTGGCAGTCGTACTGGATGCGTGAGGCTCTCGCCGATGAGCGGCCCGGGCCCAGCGAAACGCTGCGTGGCAGGCACGCTGTCGACGTGTGCGTCGTCGGTGGTGGCTATACGGGGTTGTGGACCGCCATCGAACTGAAGACCCGGGAGCCCGGCGTCGAGGTGGCGGTCATCGAGGGGCAGCTCTGTGGCAGCGGCGCCAGTGGTGCCAACGCCGGTTACCTCATGAATCTCTGGCCGAAGTACTCCTTCCTCGATGCCCTCGTCGGGCGGCAGGAGGCACTCCGGCTGGCACGGGCGTCCTCCGACGCTGTCGACGAGATCATCGAGTTCTGCCAGGCCAAGGGCATCGACGCCGGAATCCGCCGCGAAGGGTGGCTGTGGACGTCCACGTCACCGGCTCAGGACGGCGCCTGGACGGACACGCAGTCGGCCTTGGACGGCGTGGCCGAGTGCCCGCTCAGGGAGGTAGGTCCTGCAGAGGCTCTCCGTCTGGGAGGCATCGGCGCACGGGGAGGAGTGTTCGATCCGACCGCGGCCACTCTCCAGCCGGCCCTGCTCGCACGGGGTCTGCGCCGAGCAGCCCTCGACCTGGGTGTCCAGGTCTTCGAGGACACGCCCGTGCGCACGGTGTCCGAAAAACCCGGTTCTGCCGTGGTGCACACGGACACCGGAGAAGTCCGTGCGGACGGAGTGGTCCTGGCGATCAACGCGTGGATGGCAGGCTTCCCGTCCGTCCGCAAGCGAATGGTCGTCACAGCCAGCGACAACTTGGTCACCCGGGCGCTTCCCGGCGAGCTCCTCGAACAGGCCGGCCAGGACGGCATCGGAGTGTCCGACTCCACTCGTCTCCTCAACTACTGGCGCACCACCGGCGACGGCCGTCTGCTGTTTGGGAAGGGCGGCGTCGGCCTGGGCTTCGGTGCCTGCGGTGCTGACAGCATGTTCGGGCCGGCCTCGAAGCGGACGCCGCTGGGCCAGGAACTCAGACGCATCCTCCCCATGGCGACGCGTGCCGGGGTGCAGGACACCTGGCGGGCTCCCGTCGAGTATTCGTTGACCTCGCTGCCTTTCTTCGAGGCGCTTCCCGGGCATGAGCGAGTCTTCTACGGAGCCGGCTACTCGGGCGACGGAGTGGGACCCGCGCGGTTGGGCGGCAAGATACTCGCGAGCCTGGTTCTACGCGAACAGGATGAATGGAGTCAGTGCGGACTCGTGCGGCCACCCCAGGGCTGGCTCCCGCCGGAGCCGTTCCGGTTCCTGGGAGGTCAACTCGTCAAGTCCGCACTGCTGCGCATCGAAGCGGCCGAGAATGCAGGCCGCACGCCCCATCTGCTGGCCCGCACACTCGGTCGCCTCGACCCGACCAACTGGGTCTGA